The following is a genomic window from Euwallacea similis isolate ESF13 chromosome 29, ESF131.1, whole genome shotgun sequence.
TTCATAtgcaaaagtttaaatttctggTTCCATAATCaactatcaaaaaatgttaagttataaaatattagaaaaatatttaagattaataaataaattcatgattatgaaattttttttctaccatGGCTATTGCATTTGATTACCAGGTACTTACTTTATTCACAATTTGGACGAACGGTACTTACTTATATCtcagtaataataatactcATGCAGAGTACAGAGAACAATAGGAATAATAGGAGCGATTAGATACAGATATCTATATCATGCTGTTCCACATAAGACAAACACGGGTAAAATCTGTGAAACTTACTACTACTCAAATCATGCCCATATCTGTGCCCCCTCACACCCACGCTTGAACAAATACGCAATTAATaccataaataaatcaattcaatATTGATATGTGTGAAGTGTAGACGGCGGCAATTGcgtttctaataaaatacacCAATCCTTAAAAATGATCttagaattacatttttcattctttcttTGAAGCGAAAGGATTTTCTCTGAACaaaccaaaaattatattctaaaaataataaaatgaacctaattcaaaattataaaaataacaaaacaattaaaaaaaagaaattaaattaaaagttcgaaAACCCCACCACCCTGAGCTAAGCAATAGCCCAACACAAAATGATTTTCTCTaaacaaaccaaaaattatattctaaaaataataaaatgaacctaattcaaaattataaaaataacaaaataattaataaaaagaaattaaattaaaagttccaaaATCCCACCATCCTGAGCTAAGCAATAGCCCACCGGTCACAAAATGACCTAACATTTCGTAGCATGTTACAGCTAATATTTTGGAATGAGTTTCTCGATATTTAGTCgaagtttattcaaattattagCCATATTAAAACCATAAATACTAGATTTTACGTgtccccacaaaaaaaaattgtttgagaGAGATCTGGAGATCTGGCTGGCCACAAAATAGTCCCTTCTTGCTTTGTAATAAGTCGTTGTGGGAATGTTTAGGACAAGTATTCCTTGATTAAACTACTATTATGCGCAGGGCATCCATCCTGTTGAAACCAGATCTCACAAAATCGATTCTCAACGACTCTCTGAATTTCGAGCACAATTTGTTGCTGAAGCAGGTTCAAGTACTTCGGCCTAGTCAAAAGTCTATCAGTGAAAAATGGACCTATCACATTTTCACCCAATATACCTCCCCagatgttcaatttttaaggATACTAAGTGCGAAACTCAAAAAACTTATGCAACTTTTCCCGAGACCAATATCGCACATAAGCAGAATTAGGttgatttaataatgaaaagatTCATTCATCTGTAAAGAGaatgtttttaagaaaattatcgTCATTATTCGACCTTTCCATTAATATTTCCATTAGTATTTCCATTAGTATTTCGCAAAATTCCATTCTACGAAAATGATCTGCGGGAAATATCTCTCGAGTTTTTTCAGGTTTATATAATCGATAACCATTTTTTGAGGATTTTCCTGACATACGAACCACTAGTTCCAACTTGATTGGGATGTTCATTGGCTACAGCACAGATCTGGATCCATTTGAACTCTACATCTTCGTCGAGTACAACAGGATTCTGATGCGTCTTTGGTGAAACACATCCCATTGTCTCAAAATTATGTACAATTGcgttcaaaattaataaggtGGGAATTGATCTATTTCCCTCCACAAATGTTCCCGAAAAAATTTGTCTGATTTGACGGTAGGTCTGACCTTGGCAATAGCGTTTTACGATTTGGACTTTTTCGGAAACATTATAAGTGTTCggaatttttacaataaatttttcatggCGATTCGGAGAAAAATAACTTATCGTCCCACTTTCTTCGATAGCtcgaaataaaataacagcTTGCGGCCTATTATGGATAGATTTGAGCATTGTAGTAGGAGAAAATTTGCCGCTAGTCAATTCGACAGGTTTTACCCGTGTTCGGCTCATGCGGAACAGCACGgtataatttaatacttaaggtacatttttaatgaaatgaaGTTATTAtcctaatatacagggtgatatttaagttgattttttccttttaacagaaaataaaagtcaaaaaaataagcgtttttttatttaccactTTTCCCAAATATCAAAACTAACTTCTTCTGTTAACTCTTctattaaaaggaaaaaatcaccctatattttctaaatcacTGTTTGGTCCAAAGGCGCGTGcacgtggttgggtcgattcacccctttcgatacgataaccgtgaactacgtagatcgtggactggattgatcgattatgaaggaccaccctgagttcgcagtctcagagacactgttttcgcgtataaaagaaactaaaccttcttaacttaacaaaggtttattggtaacattaacaactatacaatatcgagagatacgttatttaaagaatgttgacgagaagaatctagcgcgtacgagtccgtgatgaagtaacgagaaaagagagcttcttcagttttgcaccctccttaagtactgatacggaggtgtaacacccatagacgtactccccataaggccccattagcggcttctaggctaccttgtcgcgttaaagcgtagcacttagaggcatggtcgctgggcttttattggagcccagccattgcattcgtttggcggtacctttaatttagattcgcaattttagtccgacaaagaatagtgctggaaatcccaatcataaaataacttccctcagccgaagatgggtgttaagcgctgggaattccaacagtattacccaatggctggggttgtctatgggcgtaacatcagtttcttaaacttactttgaatatttaaactaataaataacataactataaTCAGTGATATAACGATACatcgcaagtcctaacaatCACAATTTTTGTACGTACCCGTGATACATAATTGTCCGTCTTCAAGAACTGATCGAGCAAGTCAAAAATCCAGTGCCTCATACCACTAACATTACTCAAAACCTTGTAATAGTTGTCAATcatattttctactttttttgtcacacgTTGACGATCAATTCCAAGACTTTTAGATATCTCTTTTAACGCTTTTTCTCGCTTTTTGCTATTTCTATAATATTCATGACTTTTATCCCATATGACtggttttgttttcaaaaagaaaattaaatcttcGGTCTCCTTCTTTCTCCATCTTGGACTTTTTGACATCTTCTATTCAACCTGTAATAAATGTGCTGTAAAATCGTCAATAAGTCTTAATTTATCGGTGTTTAAACTGTTTCATTACTTACCGAGTTCTAGACCACTGGTCGTGATATTAAAAGTTTAGAAGCATTAT
Proteins encoded in this region:
- the LOC136417658 gene encoding transcription factor Adf-1-like — encoded protein: MSKSPRWRKKETEDLIFFLKTKPVIWDKSHEYYRNSKKREKALKEISKSLGIDRQRVTKKVENMIDNYYKVLSNVSGMRHWIFDLLDQFLKTDNYVSRVPPNECNGWAPIKAQRPCL